The Drosophila innubila isolate TH190305 chromosome 3R unlocalized genomic scaffold, UK_Dinn_1.0 2_E_3R, whole genome shotgun sequence genome has a segment encoding these proteins:
- the LOC117792278 gene encoding transcription initiation factor TFIID subunit 1 isoform X4 has protein sequence MDTASDNDSDEGSIGGNAANDMGLDLTGILFGNIDSEGKLVDDEDEQGHAFDAELRENLSSLSKMGLNSLLSEVIDQNGGTNSDEDTEDKPVSDSADNLSAFDALKAGVNSEATEDGAIKAQDDAIDYSDINELSEDCPRTPSPPAATATEAAEEATTSASTFDDLEDAIPASKVEAKLTKDDKELMPPPSAPMRGAGTTSTGNDDASTKPGSTDASSSSDSKANDAKAEADRRLDTPLADILPSKYQNVDVCELFPDFRPQKVLRFSRLFGPGKPTSLPQIWRHVRKRRRKRNQSRDQKLTNTGGSDSPSDTEEPRRRGFGIYFGPEPKPADCMSDDEDKLLSDLNSEDVRQEGPENGDHNDQKPKVADWRYGPAQIWYDMLEVPDSGEGFNYGFKTKPAQSSSSLAKFNGERTTASTDNEISQELSIADDAFLMVSQLHWEDDVVWDGNDIKAKVLQKLNSKTNAAGWLPSSGSRTAGAFSQPGKSSLPVGNNSGGGGGNSGKQNSGSSATKKALQSAAQNKQVEAPDDTWYSLFPVENEELIYHKWEDEVIWDAQQMSKVPKPKVLTLDPNDENIILGIPDDIDPSKINKNTGPPPKIKIPHPHVKKSKILLGKAGVINVLAEDTPPPPPKSPDRDPFNISNDSYYTPKTEPTLRLKVGGGNLIQHSTPVVELRAPFVPTHMGPMKLRSFHRPPLKKFSHGPLAQTMPHAVHPLLKHIVKKAKQREVERIASGGGDVFFMRNPEDLSGKDGEIVLAEFCEEHPPLMNQVGMCSKIKNYYKRKAEKDSGPQDYVYGEVAFAHTSPFLGILHPGQCIQALENNMYRAPIYPHKMSPYDFLIIRTRNSYWIRVVNAIFTVGQECPLYEVPGPNSKRANNFTRDFLQVFIYRLFWKSRDNPRRIRMDDVKRAFPAHSESSIRKRLKQCADFKRTGMDSNWWVIKPEFRLPSEEEIRAMVSPEQCCAYFSMIAAEQRLKDAGYGEKSLFAPQEDDDEEAQLLDDEVKVAPWNTTRAYIQAMRGKCLLQLSGPADPTGCGEGFSYVRVPNKPTQSKEEQESQPKRSVTGTDADLRRLPLQRAKELLRKFKVPEEEIKKLTRWEVIDVVRTLSTEKAKAGEEGMDKFSRGNRFSIAEHQERYKEECQRIFDLQNRVLASSEVLSTDEDESSASEESDLEELGKNLENMLANKKTSTQLSLEREEQERQELLRQLEEEQGDGASKAAKAKEDASQQPMANSNHGRILRITRTFKGNDGKEYTRVETVRRQAVIDAYIKIRTTKDEQFIKQFATLDEQQKEEMKREKRRIQEQLRRIKRNQERERLAQLAQNQKLQPGGMPTSLGDPKSSGGHAHKERDNSHKEVSPSRKKFKLKPDLKLKCGACGQVGHMRTNKACPLYTGMQSSLSQSNPSLADDLDEHSEKEMNMDDDDLVNVDGTKVTLSSKVLKRHGQGEDAKRRGNLTLKVARDAMGKKKRRMANDVHCDYLQRHNKTANRRRTDPVVVLSSILEHILNELRSMPDVSPFLFPVNAKRVPDYYRVVSKPMDLQTMREYIRQRRYTSREVFLEDLKQIVDNSLIYNGSQSAYTVAAQRMFNSCFELLSEREDKLMRLEKAINPLLDDDDQVALSFIFDKLHTQIKTQTESWPFHKPVNKKAIKDYYTVIKKPMDLETIGKNIENHVYHSRAEYLADIELIAANCEQYNGSEAQYTMYAKKILEYAQAQLEEFADHCGQLEENILKTQERARANAPEFEEAWGNDDYDLSRGSRASSPGDDYIDVEGHGGLGLGLVTPNSIHRTMGADSNLTHASTPARKPAPSAASEVKRGRGRPRKQRDPVEEDLQCSTDDDEDDEEDFQEVSEDENNAANILDQGERLNATSDGMDYIDPKNIKTEVDIEAHQMADESMDVDPNYDPSDFLAMHKPRQNYGESYNAQSAFSDFMPQAQDDNGQYNPPEASTSAAAAGLQSQDDDLATTSNDNGMGIDEDLDISESDEDDDGGVRIKKEVFDDNDLSAHQHMQQQVSQQSQIYLLDASNEPVQAVDYQPQPSDFQAGQDLEQLHAQPPMMQSQPDQQQHQPQGENDYDWLTF, from the exons ATGGACACCGCATCGGACAACGACAGCGATGAGGGCTCCATTGGCGGCAATGCGGCGAATGACATGGGCTTGGATCTGACTGGAATTCTATTTGGCAACATTGACTCGGAGGGCAAGCTCGTGGATGACGAGGATGAACAAGGACATGCATTTGATGCGGAGTTGCGAGAAAATCTTAGTTCATTGTCAAA AATGGGTCTCAACTCGCTCTTAAGCGAGGTAATTGACCAGAATGGTGGCACCAACTCGGACGAGGACACTGAGGACAAGCCTGTCTCTGACTCTGCTGATAACTTAAGCGCATTTGATGCATTGAAGGCTGGTGTCAACAGCGAGGCGACTGAAGATGGTGCTATCAAGGCACAAGACGATGCTATCGACTATTCGGACATTAATGAACTATCTGAGGATTGTCCGCGCACCCCATCGCCaccagcagcgacagcgacagaagcagcagaagaGGCAACCACATCGGCGTCTACATTCGATGACTTGGAAGATGCCATACCAGCTTCCAAGGTAGAGGCCAAGTTGA CCAAGGACGATAAGGAACTTATGCCGCCTCCAAGTGCACCAATGAGAGGTGCAGGCACAACGTCCACTGGCAACGATGATGCATCTACCAAGCCAGGCAGCACTGATGCTTCTAGCTCCAGTGATTCTAAAGCGAATGATGCTAAAG CTGAGGCCGATCGCAGACTGGACACTCCTCTGGCAGACATATTACCCTCTAAATACCAAAATGTCGATGTCTGTGAGCTTTTTCCCGACTTTCGTCCACAAAAGGTGCTACGCTTCTCCCGGCTATTTGGTCCCGGCAAGCCGACTAGTCTGCCACAGATCTGGCGACATGTTCGCAAGCGACGCCGCAAGCGCAATCAGTCGCGAGATCAAAAATTGACCAATACTGGCGGATCGGATTCGCCGAGTGATACCGAGGAGCCACGCAGACGTGGctttggtatttattttggGCCAGAACCAAAGCCGGCGGATTGCATGTCCGACGATGAGGATAAGCTGCTCAGCGACTTGAACAGTGAGGATGTGCGCCAGGAGGGTCCCGAAAATGGCGATCATAATGATCAGAAGCCGAAAGTGGCCGACTGGCGATATGGACCAGCCCAAATCTGGTACGATATGCTGGAAGTACCCGACTCGGGTGAGGGATTCAACTATGGCTTCAAGACCAAACCGGCACAATCATCCTCTTCATTGGCCAAATTCAACGGTGAACGCACAACAGCCAGTACTGATAATGAAATCTCCCAGGAGCTCAGTATTGCCGACGATGCATTTCTAATGGTATCTCAATTACACTGGGAGGATGATGTTGTCTGGGATGGCAACGATATCAAGGCCAAGGTGCTACAGAAACTAAACTCCAAGACAAATGCCGCTGGCTGGCTGCCCTCGAGTGGATCCCGCACAGCCGGCGCCTTCAGTCAGCCGGGCAAGTCGTCGCTGCCCGTTGGCAACAAcagtggtggcggtggtggcaaCAGCGGCAAACAGAACTCTGGCAGTAGTGCAACCAAAAAGGCACTTCAGAG TGCTGCGCAAAACAAACAGGTGGAGGCTCCAGATGACACCTGGTACAGTCTGTTTCCCGTGGAGAATGAGGAGCTCATTTATCACAAGTGGGAGGATGAGGTAATCTGGGATGCTCAGCAGATGAGCAAAGTGCCCAAACCCAAGGTGTTAACTCTGGATCCCAATGATGAGAACATTATACTCGGCATTCCCGACGACATTGATCCATCTAAGATCAATAAGAACACTGGACCACCGCCTAAAATAAAGATACCACATCCACACGTTAAGAAATCAAAGATTCTGCTGGGCAAGGCGGGTGTCATTAATGTGCTGGCTGAGGATAcgccaccgccgccaccaAAAAGTCCAGATCGTGATCCCTTTAACATATCCAATGACTC TTATTACACACCCAAGACAGAGCCAACATTGCGCCTCAAAGTGGGCGGGGGTAATCTCATTCAACACTCCACGCCTGTTGTGGAGCTACGTGCTCCATTTGTACCCACACACATGGGTCCAATGAAGCTGCGCTCTTTCCATCGTCCGCCGCTCAAGAAGTTTTCCCATGGACCGCTGGCACAGACAATGCCACATGCAGTTCATCCACTGCTCAAGCACATTGTGAAGAAGGCGAAACAGCGCGAGGTGGAGCGTATTGCGTCCGGTGGTGGCGACGTTTTCTTTATGCGCAATCCCGAGGATCTAAGTGGCAAAGATGGTGAAATTGTGTTGGCCGAGTTCTGTGAGGAGCATCCGCCTCTTATGAACCAGGTGGGCATGTGCtccaaaatcaaaaactattACAAGCGCAAGGCCGAGAAGGACAGTGGACCACAGGACTATGTGTATGGCGAAGTAGCCTTTGCCCACACCAGTCCATTTCTGGGCATACTTCATCCGGGTCAGTGCATACAGGCGCTGGAGAACAACATGTACCGTGCTCCCATTTATCCACACAAGATGTCCCCATATGACTTCCTTATAATTCGCACACGCAACAGCTACTGGATACGTGTGGTGAACGCGATCTTCACTGTGGGCCAAGAGTGTCCACTCTACGAGGTGCCAGGACCCAATTCCAAGCGAGCCAACAATTTTACGCGTGACTTTCTGCAG gTCTTCATCTATCGCCTGTTTTGGAAAAGTCGCGACAATCCTCGTCGCATACGCATGGATGATGTGAAACGTGCCTTTCCAGCTCATTCGGAGAGCAGCATTCGAAAGCGTTTAAAGCAATGTGCGGATTTTAAGCGTACAGGCATGGACTCCAACTGGTGGGTCATCAAGCCCGAGTTTCGACTGCCCTCCGAGGAGGAAATTCGTGCCATGGTATCGCCGGAACAATGCTGTGCCTACTTCAGCATGATAGCTGCCGAGCAGCGCCTTAAG GACGCTGGATATGGTGAGAAATCGCTGTTTGCTCCGCAAGAAGATGACGATGAGGAGGCGCAACTGCTCGATGATGAGGTGAAAGTTGCCCCATGGAACACAACGCGCGCCTACATTCAAGCCATGCGCGGCAAGTGCCTGCTGCAGTTGAGCGGCCCAGCGGATCCCACAGGCTGCGGTGAAGGATTCTCCTATGTGCGCGTGCCCAACAAGCCAACG CAAAGCAAAGAGGAGCAGGAATCACAGCCAAAGCGTTCGGTGACGGGCACGGATGCCGATCTGCGTCGTTTGCCACTGCAGCGGGCCAAGGAGCTGCTGCGTAAGTTTAAAGTGCCAGAGGAGGAAATCAAGAAGCTAACACGCTGGGAGGTCATCGATGTGGTGCGCACACTATCCACGGAGAAGGCCAAGGCTGGCGAGGAGGGCATGGATAAATTCTCGCGTGGCAATCGCTTTTCAATTGCTGAGCATCAAGAACGTTATAAGGAGGAATGTCAGCGCATTTTTGATCTACAGAATCGTGTGCTTGCCAGCTCAGAGGTGCTGTCCACCGATGAGGATGAATCCTCTGCCTCTGAGGAGTCGGACTTGGAGGAGCTGGGCAAGAATCTGGAGAATATGCTGGCCAACAAGAAGACATCCACTCAGCTATCGCTGGAACGCGAAGAACAGGAGCGTCAGGAGCTGTTGCGTCAGCTGGAAGAAGAGCAGGGCGATGGCGCTAGTAAAGCAGCCAAGGCCAAGGAGGATGCATCACAGCAGCCGATGGCCAATAGCAACCATGGACGCATTTTACGCATTACGCGCACCTTCAAGGGAAACGATGGCAAGGAGTATACCCGCGTGGAGACGGTGCGTCGACAGGCGGTGATTGATGCGTACATCAAGATACGCACCACCAAGGATGAGCAGTTTATCAAACAGTTTGCGACGCTAGACGAGCAGCAAAAGGAGGAGATGAAGCGGGAGAAGCGTCGCATTCAGGAGCAACTGCGTCGCATTAAACGCAACCAGGAACGCGAACGTCTGGCCCAATTGGCCCAGAACCAGAAACTACAGCCAGGAGGTATGCCAACGTCGCTGGGCGATCCCAAGAGCTCGGGTGGTCATGCTCATAAGGAACGGGATAACAGTCACAAGGAAGTCAGTCCATCTCGCAAGAAGTTCAAGTTGAAGCCGGATCTAAAGCTCAAGTGTGGTGCCTGCGGCCAAGTAGGACACATGCGCACCAACAAGGCGTGTCCACTGTACACGGGCATGCAGAGCAGTCTGTCGCAGTCGAATCCCTCGCTGGCCGATGATCTGGACGAGCACAGCGAGAAGGAGATGAACATGGACGATGACGATCTGGTAAATGTCGATGGCACTAAGGTAACATTAAGTAGCAAGGTACTCAAACGTCATGGACAAGGAGAGGACGCTAAACGACGTGGCAATCTTACGCTCAAAGTGGCCAGAGATGCCATGGGCAAGAAGAAACGCCGCATGGCCAACGATGTCCACTGTGACTACTTGCAGCGTCACAATAAAACTGCCAATCGACGACGCACCGATCCCGTCGTCGTGCTCTCCTCCATTCTGGAGCACATCCTCAATGAGCTACGCTCCATGCCAGATGTTTCGCCTTTTCTGTTCCCAGTGAATGCTAAACGCGTGCCAGACTATTATCGTGTGGTCTCCAAGCCCATGGATTTGCAGACTATGCGAGAATACATTAGACAACGGCGCTATACCAGCCGCGAAGTCTTCTTGGAGGATCTCAAGCAAATTGTGGACAACTCGTTAATATACAATGGTTCCCAGAGTGCCTATACTGTTGCTGCCCAGCGCATGTTCAACAGTTGCTTCGAGTTGCTGTCGGAACGAGAGGATAAACTGATGCGTTTGGAGAAGGCTATCAATCCTCTgctggatgatgatgatcaggTCGCGCTGTCATTCATCTTTGATAAGTTGcatacacaaataaaaaccCAAACTGAGAGCTGGCCCTTCCACAAGCCCGTTAACAAGAAAGCAATCAAGGATTACTATACGGTCATCAAGAAGCCCATGGATTTGGAAACCATTGGCAAGAATATTGAAA ATCACGTTTATCATAGTCGTGCCGAGTATCTGGCTGACATTGAGCTCATTGCGGCCAATTGCGAGCAGTACAATGGAAGCGAAGCACAGTACACCATGTATGCCAAGAAGATATTGGAATACGCACAGGCACAGCTGGAGGAG TTTGCCGATCACTGTGGACAGCTGGAGGAGAATATACTGAAGACTCAGGAACGTGCTCGGGCTAATGCTCCAGAATTTGAAGAGGCTTGGGGTAATGATGATTATGATTTAAGTCGTGGCAGTCGAGCCAGCTCTCCAGGCGATGATTACATCGATGTGGAGGGCCATggtggacttggacttggactagTCACACCCAATTCGATACATCGCACAATGGGAGCGGATTCCAATCTGACACATGCTTCGACGCCGGCTAGAAAACCAGCACCTTCAGCTGCCAGTGAAGTGAAACGCGGTCGCGGACGACCACGCAAACAACGTGATCCTGTTGAAGAGG ATCTTCAATGCTCCAcggatgatgatgaagatgatgaggAGGACTTTCAAGAGGTGTCTGAGGATGAGAATAATGCTGCCAATATATTGGATCAAGGGGAGCGCCTTAATGCGACTAGCGATGGAATGGATTACATAGATCCAAAGAACATCAAGACCGAGGTGGATATCGAAGCACATCAGATGGCAG ATGAGTCTATGGATGTTGACCCCAATTATGATCCGTCGGACTTTCTGGCTATGCATAAGCCTCGGCAAAATTATGGTGAATCGTATAATGCACAGAGCGCCTTTTCTGACTTTATGCCACAGGCGCAGGACGATAATGGGCAATACAATCCGCCTGAGGCTAGCACcagtgcagcagctgctggttTGCAGTCGCAGGATGATGATTTGGCCACCACAAGCAATGACAACGGCATGGGCATTGATGAAGATCTCGATATATCCGAGAGTGATGAAGACGATGACGGCGGCGTGCGAATTAAGAAAGAGGTCTTTGATGATAACGACTTGTCTGCCCATCAGCATATGCAGCAGCAGGTGTCTCAACAGTCACAAATATATTTGCTGGATGCTTCCAATGAGCCCGTCCAGGCCGTCGATTATCAGCCACAACCTTCCGACTTCCAAGCTGGTCAAGATCTGGAACAACTTCATGCTCAACCGCCGATGATGCAATCTCAGCCcgatcagcagcagcatcagccaCAGGGTGAAAATGATTACGATTGGCTGACATTCTAG